Proteins co-encoded in one Brassica oleracea var. oleracea cultivar TO1000 chromosome C4, BOL, whole genome shotgun sequence genomic window:
- the LOC106340577 gene encoding PLASMODESMATA CALLOSE-BINDING PROTEIN 1, translating into MALYLQSLSIILFLLLPSSTAMWCVARFDVTSQALQAALDYACAAGADCAPIQPTGLCFLPNTIQAHASYAFNSYFQRRAMAPGSCNFAGTSTIAKTDPSYGSCVYPNSLSNAGGSASTTTVGGTPTATAGNIPVTSLRPPSGTTASPFGIGGNGLIPPGITNTDESGAYINTSTVSVVLLVVSVLWFI; encoded by the exons ATGGCTCTCTATCTCCAATCTCTCTCCATCATCCTCTTTCTCCTCCTCCCCTCCTCCACCGCGATGTGGTGCGTTGCTCGGTTTGATGTTACGAGCCAAGCGCTTCAGGCAGCTCTAGACTACGCATGTGCCGCTGGAGCGGACTGTGCTCCAATCCAGCCCACTGGTTTATGTTTCCTCCCAAACACCATTCAGGCTCACGCATCTTACGCTTTCAACAGCTATTTTCAGCGTAGAGCCATGGCTCCTGGTTCCTGCAACTTTGCCGGCACCTCCACCATCGCCAAAACTGATCCAA GTTACGGATCATGCGTGTACCCAAATTCTTTGAG TAACGCTGGAGGGTCAGCTTCGACCACAACCGTAGGTGGAACGCCGACAGCAACCGCCGGAAACATTCCAGTGACGTCACTGAGGCCACCGTCTGGCACCACGGCATCACCGTTTGGGATAGGTGGCAATGGTCTAATTCCGCCGGGAATCACAAACACTGATGAATCTGGAGCTTATATAAACACGAGTACTGTCTCAGTAGTATTATTGGTGGTCTCCGTTTTGTGGTTTATATAG
- the LOC106341085 gene encoding dirigent protein 18: protein MTKRSTFSLLTSIALIVALFSATIALDPAPEDPIFELYMHDILGGSSPTARPITGLLGNIYNGQVPFAKQIGFVPPENGVAIPNANGAIPTVNGINGIPLGTGLSGTAFSGQNLNGIQTQLGPDGLSLGFGTITVIDDIITSGPDLGSQPLGKAQGVYVASSADGSTQMMAFTAMLEGGEYNDNLNFYGIYRIGSAMSHLSVTGGTGRFKNACGFAEVRPLIPSGQHFVDGAEMLLRIIVHLKY, encoded by the coding sequence ATGACCAAACGTTCAACATTCTCACTTTTAACATCAATCGCTCTCATAGTTGCTCTTTTTTCTGCAACAATTGCACTCGATCCTGCCCCTGAAGACCCGATATTCGAATTGTACATGCATGATATACTTGGTGGAAGCAGTCCAACGGCAAGACCCATTACTGGTTTGCTTGGAAACATTTACAACGGCCAAGTACCATTTGCTAAGCAAATCGGTTTCGTTCCACCGGAAAACGGTGTAGCTATACCAAATGCGAACGGTGCAATACCGACGGTTAATGGTATCAACGGCATTCCTCTAGGCACCGGTTTATCCGGTACAGCGTTTTCAGGTCAGAATCTAAATGGGATTCAGACACAACTGGGACCTGATGGTCTGAGTCTTGGCTTTGGAACGATCACAGTGATTGACGACATAATCACATCCGGTCCTGACTTGGGTTCTCAGCCACTTGGCAAAGCTCAGGGGGTTTATGTTGCAAGCTCAGCAGACGGAAGCACACAGATGATGGCTTTCACTGCTATGCTTGAAGGTGGAGAGTACAATGATAATCTCAATTTCTATGGAATCTATAGGATCGGAAGCGCCATGTCCCATCTTTCTGTGACCGGAGGAACCGGAAGGTTTAAGAACGCTTGCGGGTTCGCAGAGGTTAGGCCGTTGATTCCTTCGGGGCAACACTTTGTTGATGGAGCAGAGATGCTGTTGAGGATCATTGTCCATCTTAAGTACTGA
- the LOC106338707 gene encoding uncharacterized protein LOC106338707 produces the protein MRIQLQSMNSKVHQATSAAPEIDRVLRETQNTPFTTRLISIPVRHQKNKIKLPTYNGTSDPREYLTAFSIATGRANFSPEERVAGLCQLFVENLSGLALGWFSRLEAHSIDNYNQLSTAFLKHYSLFIQQSATNADLWTLAQEPTETLRSYIKKFRAIVSRITVLDKAAVLALRNGLWHESPFREELMKYKPQTLEDALHRAITFIEIEEDKAAFSKKHAATKKSFSKDKEPDEYNEPRQHYDKAYRDG, from the coding sequence ATGAGGATTCAGCTGCAAAGCATGAACTCCAAAGTCCATCAAGCAACCAGCGCAGCACCAGAGATCGATCGCGTACTCCGTGAAACCCAAAATACACCTTTTACAACTCGCCTCATCAGTATCCCTGTCCGACACCAGAAGAACAAAATCAAACTCCCAACTTACAACGGAACATCCGATCCAAGAGAATATCTCACCGCCTTCAGTATCGCAACCGGGAGAGCCAATTTCTCACCAGAAGAACGTGTTGCCGGTCTCTGTCAATTGTTTGTGGAAAATTTGAGCGGACTCGCCCTCGGTTGGTTTTCTCGCCTTGAAGCTCATTCTATTGACAACTACAATCAACTCTCGACGGCCTTCCTCAAACACTACTCGCTATTTATCCAACAGAGTGCAACTAATGCCGACTTATGGACTCTAGCTCAAGAACCTACAGAGACACTACGCTCGTACATCAAAAAATTCAGAGCCATCGTTTCTCGCATCACCGTACTCGACAAAGCAGCAGTCCTCGCACTCCGAAACGGTCTTTGGCACGAATCACCATTCCGAGAAGAGCTCATGAAGTATAAACCACAGACTCTGGAAGATGCACTCCATCGGGCTATAACTTTCATCGAAATCGAAGAAGATAAAGCTGCATTCAGCAAAAAACACGCAGCCACCAAAAAATCATTTTCAAAGGACAAAGAACCTGACGAATACAACGAACCTAGACAACATTATGACAAAGCGTACAGAGATGGATAG